One genomic window of Polyangiaceae bacterium includes the following:
- the add gene encoding adenosine deaminase produces MEKETTEAGSSTTLPLEFFQQLPKTDLHVHLDGSLRLETIIDLARKQNVELPSRDPVELRKSMRLGQNTGSLVEYLKAFDVTLRVLQTEEALYRCAYELAEDAARENVKYMEVRYSPMLHTRRGLKLTSVVEAVLAGLRAAHEELGVESAVIVCGIRNISPHSSLEMAELAVAYKNRGVVGFDLAGAEYDNPAKHHKAAFQLVRDNNINCTIHAGEAYGPESIAQAIHVCGAHRIGHGCRLRENGDLLHYVNDHRIPLEACPSSNVQTGAVRSLASHPLKFYYDLGLRVTVNTDNRLVTDTTVSNELWICHAKMGMALPDIKSIIVSGFKSAFMPFHIKQSYLRRCTEELERFLPDGRILPSSPQPSETSQRRGTDAWSPRDSGPAMMLSSLDPVDLCPDDAAPSSVDRAITSSAN; encoded by the coding sequence ATGGAAAAGGAAACGACGGAAGCAGGCAGCTCGACCACGCTGCCTTTGGAGTTCTTCCAGCAACTGCCGAAGACGGATCTGCACGTTCACCTCGACGGATCGCTTCGGCTGGAAACCATCATCGATTTAGCGCGAAAGCAGAACGTCGAGCTGCCTTCGCGAGATCCCGTCGAGCTGCGCAAATCGATGCGGCTCGGCCAAAACACCGGCTCGCTCGTCGAGTACCTCAAGGCGTTCGACGTCACGCTGCGCGTCTTGCAGACGGAGGAAGCGCTGTATCGATGCGCGTACGAGCTTGCCGAAGACGCGGCGCGTGAGAACGTGAAGTACATGGAAGTGCGCTACTCGCCGATGCTGCACACGCGGCGCGGCCTGAAGCTCACGAGCGTCGTCGAAGCGGTGCTCGCGGGGTTGCGCGCGGCGCACGAGGAGCTCGGCGTCGAGAGTGCCGTGATCGTGTGCGGCATTCGCAACATCTCGCCGCACTCGTCGCTGGAAATGGCGGAGCTCGCCGTGGCGTACAAGAACCGCGGCGTCGTTGGATTCGACTTGGCGGGCGCTGAATACGACAACCCGGCCAAGCATCACAAAGCAGCGTTTCAGCTCGTTCGCGACAACAACATCAACTGCACGATCCACGCGGGCGAGGCGTACGGGCCTGAATCCATCGCCCAGGCGATTCACGTCTGCGGCGCGCATCGCATCGGCCATGGGTGTCGCCTTCGCGAAAACGGTGACCTCTTGCACTACGTCAACGACCATCGCATCCCGCTGGAAGCGTGTCCGTCGTCGAACGTGCAAACGGGCGCCGTACGAAGCCTCGCATCACACCCGCTCAAGTTCTACTACGACCTCGGGCTGCGCGTGACGGTGAACACGGACAACCGTCTCGTCACGGATACTACGGTTTCGAACGAACTGTGGATCTGCCATGCGAAGATGGGAATGGCGTTGCCCGACATCAAGTCGATCATCGTTTCGGGCTTCAAGAGCGCGTTCATGCCGTTTCACATCAAGCAGTCCTATTTGCGCCGCTGCACGGAAGAGCTCGAGCGGTTCTTGCCCGACGGGCGGATTCTGCCGTCGTCGCCACAGCCCTCGGAAACGTCGCAGCGACGTGGCACGGACGCTTGGTCTCCGCGAGACAGCGGCCCGGCGATGATGCTAAGCAGCTTGGATCCGGTGGATTTGTGCCCGGACGACGCAGCGCCGTCGTCGGTCGATCGCGCAATCACGAGCAGTGCGAATTAG
- a CDS encoding HAMP domain-containing protein yields the protein MGRTERRVVFAVLVTAVIPLVAALFMARAMVARVSAVAFQPEFGVHLDRALGLYADLARVTKQSMRYEADAIALRPGLERAARASDKGAIETEFVGAMAEHASLVSLAVEAPDGRVLGRREREKPVDPAVERVFTVRKPMGDAVDENGLSLVATFSTPNARFAEMEEAQSFVQAYHQIEKHHREEYVDTTYTRAFGLLFGMLILLAVGAGLVVARPVARKIAALGAAMRPVSAGDLTVRVHVTGEDEVSDLGRAFNRMLEELERSRARIEFLRRVSEWQKIARHLAHEIKNPLMPIQLSVQECHRRYSGQDAEYRRILQTTLEVVEEEVGTLRRLVGEFSSFARLPQAELASADLGEFLREQRDHFAASAEGRDDEAALLGRVDLRYDIPDKPLPTVIDREMLHRVLVNIVQNAAQALRDAKGKNHQGKLGTIAVSVKSDNATHVIDIDDDGPGIAPAVRDQIFDPYVTTKHDGTGLGLTIVKKIIVDHGGTIDALVSPLGGARFEVRLPREGTPEALAALDRSARAASAEESGAG from the coding sequence ATGGGCCGTACCGAAAGGCGCGTCGTATTCGCGGTGCTCGTCACGGCGGTCATTCCGCTCGTGGCAGCGCTCTTCATGGCGCGCGCGATGGTGGCTCGGGTCAGTGCTGTCGCCTTTCAGCCTGAATTCGGCGTGCACCTCGACCGAGCGCTCGGGCTGTATGCGGACCTTGCGCGCGTCACGAAGCAATCGATGCGGTACGAAGCGGATGCCATCGCACTACGTCCGGGTCTCGAACGAGCCGCGCGAGCTTCCGACAAGGGTGCGATCGAAACGGAGTTTGTCGGGGCAATGGCCGAGCATGCGTCGCTGGTATCGCTCGCCGTCGAAGCGCCCGATGGTCGTGTCCTGGGGAGGAGAGAACGGGAAAAACCCGTCGATCCGGCCGTAGAACGCGTCTTTACCGTGCGAAAGCCGATGGGGGATGCGGTCGATGAAAATGGTTTGTCGCTCGTCGCGACGTTCTCCACGCCAAACGCTCGATTTGCAGAAATGGAGGAGGCGCAGTCGTTTGTCCAAGCATACCATCAAATTGAAAAGCATCATCGCGAGGAATACGTCGATACGACGTACACGCGGGCTTTCGGGCTGCTCTTTGGTATGTTGATTCTGCTGGCGGTTGGCGCAGGGCTCGTCGTGGCTCGGCCCGTTGCACGAAAAATTGCGGCGCTCGGAGCAGCCATGCGTCCGGTATCGGCGGGAGATCTCACCGTGCGCGTGCACGTCACAGGAGAAGACGAAGTTTCCGACTTGGGGCGCGCATTCAATCGGATGCTGGAGGAGCTCGAGCGAAGCCGGGCACGCATCGAATTTTTGCGCCGCGTGAGCGAATGGCAAAAGATTGCTCGGCACTTGGCGCATGAAATCAAAAATCCACTGATGCCCATTCAATTGTCGGTGCAGGAATGCCACCGGCGTTATAGCGGACAAGATGCGGAATATCGCCGCATTTTGCAAACGACGCTCGAAGTGGTCGAAGAAGAAGTGGGCACATTGCGGCGGCTCGTGGGCGAGTTTTCCAGTTTCGCGCGTTTGCCGCAAGCCGAGCTTGCCAGTGCGGACCTAGGGGAATTTTTGCGCGAACAGCGTGATCATTTTGCCGCCAGCGCCGAAGGACGCGATGACGAGGCAGCTCTGCTCGGACGGGTCGACCTTCGCTACGACATCCCGGACAAACCATTGCCCACGGTCATCGATCGCGAGATGCTGCACCGAGTATTGGTGAACATCGTGCAGAATGCAGCTCAAGCCTTGCGCGATGCAAAAGGGAAAAACCACCAGGGCAAACTGGGAACGATTGCGGTGTCGGTGAAATCCGACAATGCGACGCACGTCATCGACATCGACGACGATGGCCCCGGCATCGCGCCCGCCGTGCGGGATCAGATTTTCGATCCTTATGTGACGACCAAACACGACGGAACGGGACTTGGTCTGACGATTGTGAAGAAAATCATCGTCGATCATGGTGGCACGATCGACGCATTGGTTTCGCCGCTCGGGGGCGCTCGTTTCGAGGTGCGATTGCCTCGGGAAGGCACGCCCGAAGCATTGGCAGCGCTCGATAGGTCCGCGCGGGCGGCGTCAGCGGAGGAATCGGGCGCGGGGTAG
- a CDS encoding type II toxin-antitoxin system VapC family toxin yields the protein MKYALDTNIVVAALNGLGFVRVKLAALHAQDVVLPAPAVAELYFGARASSRVNENVARVDRLVERFAVLPFDEAATRRFAEIKAALRTIGRAKSDFDLAIASIALAHGATLVTHDAALLDGTIAGLLVEDWLAVKSL from the coding sequence GTGAAATACGCACTTGATACGAATATCGTGGTTGCGGCGCTGAACGGGCTTGGGTTCGTGCGAGTCAAGCTGGCGGCGCTGCACGCGCAGGACGTCGTTTTGCCGGCGCCAGCCGTCGCCGAATTGTACTTTGGTGCGCGTGCATCCAGTCGGGTGAACGAGAACGTGGCGCGAGTCGATCGTCTTGTTGAACGATTTGCCGTGTTACCATTCGATGAAGCTGCGACGCGTCGGTTTGCTGAAATCAAGGCCGCCTTGCGTACCATTGGGCGCGCGAAATCCGATTTTGATTTGGCTATTGCCAGTATTGCGTTGGCCCATGGGGCTACGCTCGTTACCCACGATGCAGCGCTGCTCGATGGCACAATTGCTGGGCTTCTCGTGGAAGATTGGCTTGCAGTGAAATCTTTGTAG
- a CDS encoding addiction module protein, with amino-acid sequence MRSDREEKYPLCGTPYRLDEPTEPAVPAEDWDAVIRQRLEDIDAGEVKPVPWSEARERIFAAARGSRG; translated from the coding sequence ATGCGATCGGATCGTGAGGAGAAATATCCCCTTTGCGGTACGCCCTACCGCCTCGACGAACCAACCGAGCCTGCTGTGCCTGCGGAGGACTGGGATGCGGTTATAAGGCAGCGCCTAGAGGATATCGATGCGGGCGAGGTAAAACCAGTTCCGTGGTCTGAGGCCCGCGAGCGTATCTTTGCTGCCGCACGCGGTAGCCGCGGGTGA
- a CDS encoding YceI family protein, giving the protein MKTIRYALFAASLPLVLSLAACEDPAKDKPKATVEAPKTEAKATPSAAPAVAAVPAKMETLEVDAANSSIGFIGSKVTGKHEGKFEKISGKITLADGKAEGGSVTFEVDTASVKTDAEDLDKHLKNADFFEVEKFPKATFTSTAIKPGGENGATHMVTGDLDLRGTKKSITFPVTIAITPEGATGTAEFSINRKDFGITIAGKKDDLIRDDVLMKISLKAPRKK; this is encoded by the coding sequence ATGAAGACCATCCGTTACGCGCTTTTTGCCGCATCTTTGCCGCTTGTGCTGTCACTTGCTGCTTGTGAGGACCCGGCGAAGGACAAACCCAAAGCGACCGTCGAGGCGCCGAAGACCGAGGCCAAGGCGACACCGTCGGCGGCTCCTGCGGTTGCGGCGGTGCCGGCCAAAATGGAGACGCTCGAGGTGGATGCTGCCAATTCGAGCATTGGTTTCATCGGTTCGAAAGTGACGGGCAAGCACGAAGGCAAATTCGAGAAGATCAGCGGCAAGATTACGCTTGCGGATGGCAAGGCCGAAGGTGGTTCGGTAACTTTCGAGGTGGACACGGCGTCGGTGAAGACGGATGCCGAGGACCTCGACAAACACTTGAAGAATGCGGACTTTTTCGAGGTGGAGAAATTCCCCAAGGCCACGTTTACATCGACGGCGATCAAGCCGGGCGGTGAGAATGGCGCGACGCACATGGTGACGGGGGATCTCGATTTGCGCGGCACGAAGAAGTCGATCACATTTCCGGTGACGATTGCGATTACGCCCGAGGGCGCGACGGGTACGGCCGAGTTTTCGATCAATCGAAAGGACTTCGGCATTACGATTGCGGGCAAAAAGGACGATTTGATTCGCGACGACGTGTTGATGAAGATTTCGCTGAAGGCGCCGAGGAAGAAGTGA
- a CDS encoding LysR family transcriptional regulator: MSAMLDNVVSMAVFARVVQAGSFTGAAATLGLSKSVVSARISALEAKLGVRLLHRTTRRLSLTPDGGHLYEQCARLVAAADEAQGALDSAFREPEGVVRVTVPVGMGLWHLPTLVRELHILHPRLVLDVSLSDHHVDIVAEGFDVAIRVAERLEPSTLVARRIGRERMILCASPAYVQKHGEPASPDDLAQHNCLRLGSLGRTWTFRSGRQTLTMTISGSLITDNIVMLRQAVIDGVGVARLPMSIVSADIEAHRLKRILPDHALGEPSIFVVHPYRKHMPTKVRAFIDVFVSRFKL; the protein is encoded by the coding sequence ATGAGTGCGATGCTCGACAATGTGGTCTCGATGGCGGTCTTTGCCCGCGTGGTCCAAGCAGGCTCCTTCACCGGCGCAGCCGCCACGCTGGGTTTGTCGAAGTCGGTCGTGAGCGCCCGCATTTCGGCGCTCGAAGCAAAACTCGGCGTGCGCCTCTTGCACCGAACCACGCGGCGCCTTTCCCTCACACCCGATGGTGGACACCTTTACGAGCAGTGTGCTCGGCTCGTGGCTGCCGCGGACGAAGCCCAAGGGGCGCTCGACAGTGCCTTCCGCGAGCCCGAGGGGGTGGTACGTGTCACGGTGCCCGTCGGAATGGGCTTGTGGCATTTGCCCACCTTGGTGCGCGAACTGCACATCCTACATCCGCGCCTGGTGCTGGACGTGTCATTATCGGATCACCACGTCGATATCGTCGCCGAAGGCTTCGACGTCGCAATCCGCGTCGCCGAACGTCTCGAACCATCGACGCTCGTGGCCCGGCGCATTGGTCGCGAACGCATGATCCTGTGCGCCTCGCCCGCATATGTACAAAAGCACGGCGAACCAGCGTCTCCCGACGACCTCGCACAACACAATTGCCTGCGCCTCGGGTCCCTCGGACGAACATGGACATTCCGCTCGGGACGGCAAACATTGACAATGACCATTTCAGGCAGTTTGATAACCGACAACATCGTGATGCTTCGCCAAGCGGTCATCGATGGCGTTGGGGTGGCTAGATTGCCCATGTCCATCGTCTCCGCGGACATCGAGGCCCATCGGTTGAAGCGCATCTTACCTGACCATGCGCTCGGCGAGCCGTCCATCTTCGTCGTGCACCCGTATCGCAAGCACATGCCGACCAAGGTCCGGGCCTTCATCGACGTGTTCGTCAGCCGGTTCAAGCTCTGA
- a CDS encoding DUF2325 domain-containing protein yields the protein MNQQTHAQSVEKDSRGGKTVLVIGGNGGLSGRYRDVAQSHGLSLRHYETKVPPGARRDAGKIALVVIMVNMVSHALRDQVANLGIDGAPVLYLRSASISALRGALEQFAA from the coding sequence ATGAACCAACAAACCCATGCCCAGAGCGTCGAGAAGGATTCACGAGGTGGAAAGACCGTGCTCGTCATTGGCGGCAATGGGGGTCTTTCCGGTCGGTATCGGGACGTAGCGCAGAGCCACGGGCTTTCGCTGCGTCATTACGAGACGAAGGTGCCGCCAGGTGCGCGGCGAGATGCTGGCAAAATCGCGCTGGTGGTGATCATGGTGAACATGGTCTCGCACGCGCTGCGCGATCAAGTGGCCAACCTGGGAATCGATGGAGCGCCGGTGCTCTATTTGCGAAGTGCGTCGATATCGGCGCTGCGCGGGGCGCTCGAGCAGTTCGCGGCTTGA
- a CDS encoding flavin monoamine oxidase family protein: protein MSMSASRVLGEARVAVVGAGLSGLVAARRLVDAGVSALVLEARDRVGGRTLSHDAGHGDRIELGAQWLGPTQDRMFKLVNEFGLSTFAQYHEGKKVLALGNMVSTYKSSIPTLSMVGAVDLGVTIQRIESMVKDVPLDNPLAAGKAAEWDGMTVETWKRRNVKTQGAKALIDTAVRAIFAAEPSEISFLFFLHYLRHGGGLMRMSEIKNGAQEIRLSEGYQEISKRLAQKLGDRVILKAPVRRIEQDDSGVTISTDAGTVRCERAIVAVPPVLAGRIDYEPDMPTSRDQLTQHAPMGSVIKCIAMYETPFWRKAGYSGEAISDRGGVKLVFDDSSRDGTRGALVGFMLGKDAKHYSGKGMTARRDAAVESFTRLFGPQASSPIDYIDHDWPAERWSRGCYSAVMGPGVLSAHAAALRAPVGRLHWAGTETARVWMGYMEGAVEAGERAADEVTGALK, encoded by the coding sequence ATGAGCATGTCTGCGTCGCGCGTCTTGGGAGAAGCTCGGGTGGCCGTCGTGGGAGCGGGACTGAGTGGGCTCGTGGCTGCGCGAAGGCTCGTGGATGCGGGCGTGAGCGCGCTGGTGCTCGAAGCGCGAGACAGGGTAGGGGGCAGGACGCTGAGTCACGATGCGGGGCATGGGGATCGCATCGAGCTTGGGGCGCAATGGCTGGGTCCGACGCAGGACCGCATGTTCAAGCTGGTGAACGAATTCGGTTTGTCCACGTTCGCGCAATACCACGAAGGCAAAAAGGTCCTGGCACTTGGCAACATGGTATCGACGTACAAGTCGTCGATTCCGACGTTGTCGATGGTGGGAGCGGTGGATTTGGGCGTGACGATTCAGCGTATCGAGTCGATGGTGAAAGACGTGCCGCTCGACAATCCCTTGGCTGCTGGAAAAGCCGCCGAATGGGATGGAATGACGGTCGAAACGTGGAAGCGTCGGAACGTGAAGACGCAAGGCGCCAAGGCGCTCATCGATACGGCCGTGCGTGCGATATTTGCGGCGGAGCCATCGGAAATATCCTTTTTGTTTTTCTTGCATTATCTGCGTCATGGCGGGGGCCTCATGCGCATGAGTGAAATCAAAAATGGCGCGCAGGAAATTCGTTTGTCCGAAGGATACCAAGAAATATCCAAGCGCCTCGCTCAAAAGCTCGGTGACCGCGTCATCTTGAAGGCGCCCGTGCGGCGCATCGAGCAAGACGACAGCGGCGTGACGATATCGACGGATGCTGGGACGGTGCGCTGCGAGCGGGCCATCGTCGCGGTGCCTCCGGTGCTCGCGGGGCGAATCGATTACGAGCCGGACATGCCCACGTCGCGGGATCAGCTCACGCAGCACGCGCCGATGGGCAGCGTCATCAAATGCATCGCAATGTACGAAACGCCATTTTGGCGGAAGGCTGGATATTCGGGCGAGGCGATTTCGGATCGAGGTGGAGTGAAGCTCGTATTCGACGATTCGTCGAGGGACGGGACGCGCGGGGCGCTCGTGGGATTCATGCTGGGCAAGGACGCGAAGCATTACAGTGGCAAAGGAATGACAGCGCGTCGAGATGCGGCGGTGGAGAGCTTTACGAGGCTGTTTGGGCCGCAGGCATCGTCGCCCATCGATTACATCGATCACGATTGGCCGGCTGAACGGTGGTCGCGCGGGTGTTATTCGGCGGTGATGGGTCCGGGCGTGCTGTCGGCGCACGCGGCGGCATTACGAGCGCCGGTGGGGCGACTGCATTGGGCGGGCACGGAAACGGCGCGCGTGTGGATGGGATACATGGAAGGCGCGGTCGAAGCGGGTGAACGCGCGGCGGATGAAGTGACGGGGGCATTGAAGTAA
- the mutT gene encoding 8-oxo-dGTP diphosphatase MutT encodes MPTLQTPVIVAAAVLIEGGRVLITQRKKGTHLAGAWEFPGGKVEPAEDPRDALVRELREEIGIEAVVGDPVEVTFHKYPEKSVLLLFFAVTRRDGSPEPQALDVAAVKWAAAEALDEALFPPADVPILAKVRALLGAS; translated from the coding sequence ATGCCCACCTTGCAAACTCCAGTGATCGTCGCAGCAGCCGTGCTCATCGAGGGCGGGCGTGTGCTCATCACGCAACGAAAAAAAGGCACGCACCTAGCGGGCGCGTGGGAATTTCCCGGAGGCAAGGTCGAGCCCGCCGAAGACCCGCGCGATGCGCTCGTGCGTGAGCTGCGCGAGGAAATCGGCATCGAAGCGGTCGTGGGTGATCCGGTCGAAGTGACGTTTCACAAGTACCCCGAAAAATCGGTGCTGCTCTTGTTTTTTGCGGTGACGCGACGTGACGGATCTCCCGAGCCGCAGGCGCTCGATGTGGCGGCGGTGAAGTGGGCCGCTGCGGAGGCGCTCGATGAGGCGCTCTTTCCGCCGGCCGACGTGCCGATCCTGGCGAAAGTGCGCGCTCTGCTCGGCGCGTCCTGA
- a CDS encoding phosphoribosylformylglycinamidine cyclo-ligase produces the protein MPITYSQAGVDIDRGDALVERIKKLAKPTRIPEVVTDIGGFAGLCALPSGLVDPILVSGTDGVGTKLEVAFATGVHDSIGIDLVAMCVNDIITCGARPLFFLDYFATGKLEVDVGESVVRGIAEGCKQAGCALLGGETAEMPGMYEPGKYDLAGFAVGVVERAKILDGTRVRPGDVVIGVASSGLHSNGYSLTRKVLFERLGLGVQDKLPGTDVTVGEALLEPTRIYVRAVRDLLAALGDGVHGLSHITGGGLPGNLPRVLPEGLGARIDMGVFERPVIFRVIAEGGPVEEVEMRRTYNLGVGLCVIAAKESESRALEVLHAAGEKAFRLGEVIDVGADVEFEERVRFGG, from the coding sequence ATGCCCATCACGTACAGCCAAGCGGGAGTCGACATCGATCGCGGCGATGCCCTCGTCGAGCGCATCAAAAAACTCGCAAAACCCACGCGAATCCCCGAAGTCGTCACCGACATCGGCGGCTTTGCGGGCCTGTGTGCGCTTCCGAGTGGCCTTGTCGATCCGATCCTCGTGAGCGGCACCGACGGCGTCGGCACGAAGCTCGAAGTCGCATTTGCGACGGGCGTTCACGACTCGATCGGCATCGACCTCGTCGCGATGTGCGTGAACGACATCATCACGTGCGGCGCGAGGCCCCTGTTTTTCCTGGACTACTTCGCCACGGGCAAACTCGAAGTGGACGTTGGTGAATCGGTCGTTCGAGGCATCGCGGAGGGCTGCAAACAAGCTGGTTGTGCGCTGCTCGGGGGCGAAACGGCCGAGATGCCGGGCATGTACGAGCCTGGAAAGTACGACCTTGCGGGGTTTGCCGTCGGCGTCGTCGAGCGTGCGAAGATCCTGGATGGAACGCGTGTTCGTCCAGGAGACGTGGTGATCGGCGTCGCTTCGAGTGGTTTGCACTCAAACGGATATTCGTTGACACGCAAAGTATTGTTCGAGCGTTTGGGGCTCGGTGTCCAAGACAAACTTCCGGGCACGGATGTCACGGTTGGTGAGGCGCTGCTCGAGCCGACGCGCATTTACGTGCGCGCGGTGCGAGACTTGCTTGCTGCATTGGGGGACGGCGTGCATGGATTGTCGCACATTACGGGGGGAGGTTTGCCTGGGAACTTGCCGCGCGTATTGCCGGAGGGGCTTGGGGCGCGCATTGATATGGGTGTATTCGAGCGGCCGGTGATTTTCCGTGTCATTGCGGAAGGCGGGCCGGTGGAGGAGGTTGAAATGCGCCGCACGTACAACTTGGGCGTGGGGTTGTGCGTGATTGCAGCGAAGGAAAGCGAATCGCGGGCGCTCGAAGTGCTTCACGCGGCGGGGGAAAAGGCATTTCGATTGGGTGAGGTGATTGACGTGGGTGCGGATGTGGAATTCGAGGAGCGGGTGCGGTTTGGGGGGTAG
- a CDS encoding UPF0175 family protein, with amino-acid sequence MAIVALVVPDDLPSALHVSVEGLASELAFAAAVRLYQEGRVSLAKAAEVAGMERFGFAARLADAGVPTATYEPADTETAKIGIK; translated from the coding sequence ATGGCCATCGTAGCACTGGTTGTACCGGACGATCTCCCAAGCGCACTGCATGTTTCGGTAGAGGGCTTGGCTTCTGAACTGGCCTTTGCCGCGGCGGTGCGGCTCTATCAGGAGGGTCGCGTATCGCTGGCCAAGGCTGCTGAAGTCGCTGGAATGGAGCGATTCGGGTTCGCGGCTCGGCTTGCCGATGCAGGTGTTCCGACGGCCACGTATGAGCCCGCCGACACCGAAACCGCTAAAATCGGAATAAAATGA
- a CDS encoding DUF3368 domain-containing protein has protein sequence MIASTTVISDTGPLSYLHRLGRLEILRQFYGRVIVPPAVVAEINLGIRLGRDLPDIATLPWIELRAPSANALKGIEGLGSGETEGIALARTTQNALLLLDDGQARRIATALGLRISGTIGVLLVAKERGVIEYLRPELDRLEGFGFRLAAPIRLTVLQKAGEAE, from the coding sequence ATGATTGCATCGACGACGGTCATAAGTGACACGGGTCCACTGAGCTATCTACATCGACTTGGGCGGCTGGAAATTTTACGGCAATTCTATGGACGGGTCATCGTCCCGCCTGCCGTCGTGGCAGAGATCAATTTGGGCATTCGCCTAGGACGGGATCTGCCAGATATTGCGACACTTCCCTGGATCGAGCTGCGAGCGCCCTCGGCAAATGCGCTCAAAGGAATCGAGGGCTTGGGCAGTGGCGAAACCGAGGGGATTGCGCTTGCTCGCACGACGCAGAATGCGCTCTTGCTTCTCGATGATGGTCAAGCGCGGCGCATTGCAACTGCGCTTGGATTACGAATATCTGGTACGATTGGCGTACTTCTTGTTGCGAAGGAAAGAGGCGTCATTGAATACCTTCGCCCAGAGCTCGACCGCCTCGAAGGGTTCGGGTTTCGACTCGCTGCACCTATTCGATTGACCGTATTGCAGAAAGCCGGGGAAGCGGAGTAG